A single region of the Arthrobacter sp. zg-Y20 genome encodes:
- a CDS encoding glutamate ABC transporter substrate-binding protein, with protein MRKTRYAAAAIAAVAALTLSACGSDSGSESGSGSSESAGEKIRIGIKFDQPGLGFKDGSEYTGFDVDVAKYVANELGYPEDQIEFISSPSAQRENMLENDQLDMIFATYSITDTRKEKVAFAGPYFVAGQDLLVPSDSDISGPEDLEGKNLCSVTGSTSAQKIKDNYAAGVNLLEQPSYAECVTAMQGGQIDAVTTDDIILAGLASTDANKGNFKVVGNTFSEEKYGVGLPKEGGIVKCEDINAAITKMIDDGAWEEAIKKNTEGADYTFNAELNPPKMDACA; from the coding sequence ATGCGCAAGACCCGTTACGCGGCGGCAGCCATTGCTGCCGTTGCAGCCCTTACCCTGTCCGCCTGCGGCAGCGATTCCGGTTCCGAGTCCGGGTCCGGCAGCTCCGAATCCGCCGGCGAGAAAATCCGCATCGGCATCAAGTTCGACCAGCCGGGCCTGGGCTTCAAGGACGGCAGCGAGTACACCGGGTTCGACGTGGACGTCGCCAAGTACGTTGCCAACGAACTGGGCTACCCCGAAGACCAGATCGAGTTCATTTCCAGCCCCTCCGCCCAGCGCGAGAACATGCTCGAGAACGACCAGCTGGACATGATCTTCGCGACCTACTCCATCACGGACACCCGCAAGGAAAAGGTGGCCTTCGCCGGTCCGTACTTCGTGGCCGGCCAGGACCTCCTGGTCCCCTCCGACAGTGACATCTCCGGCCCCGAGGACCTGGAAGGCAAGAACCTGTGCTCGGTCACCGGTTCCACCTCCGCGCAGAAGATCAAGGACAACTACGCCGCGGGCGTGAACCTGCTGGAGCAGCCGAGCTACGCCGAGTGCGTGACTGCCATGCAGGGCGGCCAGATCGACGCCGTGACCACTGACGACATCATCCTCGCCGGCCTGGCCTCCACGGACGCCAACAAGGGCAACTTCAAGGTTGTCGGCAACACGTTCTCCGAGGAGAAGTACGGTGTGGGCCTGCCGAAGGAAGGCGGGATCGTCAAGTGTGAGGACATCAACGCCGCGATCACCAAGATGATCGACGACGGTGCCTGGGAAGAAGCCATCAAGAAGAACACCGAGGGTGCCGACTACACCTTCAACGCAGAGCTGAACCCGCCGAAGATGGACGCCTGCGCCTAA
- a CDS encoding amino acid ABC transporter ATP-binding protein, producing MSAPESAAPLVSLKNVNKHFGDLHVLQNINLDIARGEVVVVIGPSGSGKSTLCRAINRLETIDDGEITVDGAVLPAEGRALAKLRADVGMVFQSFNLFAHKSIVDNVALGPVKVRKSKPAEAKKLAMSLLERVGVANQANKLPAQLSGGQQQRVAIARALAMKPKVMLFDEPTSALDPEMINEVLDTMVELAKDGMTMVVVTHEMGFARKAADRVIFMADGQIIEEATPEEFFTNPKSDRAKDFLGKILSH from the coding sequence ATGTCCGCGCCTGAATCCGCTGCACCGCTTGTTTCGCTGAAGAACGTAAACAAGCATTTCGGGGACCTCCACGTCCTGCAGAACATCAATCTCGACATTGCCCGCGGCGAGGTCGTCGTCGTGATCGGCCCCTCGGGATCCGGCAAGTCGACGCTGTGCCGCGCCATCAACCGCCTGGAGACCATCGACGACGGCGAAATCACCGTTGACGGCGCCGTCCTGCCGGCCGAAGGCCGCGCACTGGCGAAGCTCCGCGCCGACGTCGGAATGGTCTTCCAGTCCTTCAACCTGTTCGCCCACAAGTCGATCGTGGACAACGTGGCACTGGGACCGGTGAAGGTCCGCAAATCCAAGCCGGCTGAAGCCAAGAAACTGGCCATGTCCCTGCTCGAACGCGTAGGCGTAGCCAACCAGGCCAACAAACTGCCGGCGCAGCTTTCCGGCGGCCAGCAGCAGCGCGTGGCCATTGCCCGCGCGCTGGCCATGAAACCCAAGGTGATGCTCTTCGACGAGCCCACCTCGGCCCTGGACCCGGAAATGATCAACGAGGTCCTCGACACCATGGTGGAACTGGCCAAGGACGGCATGACCATGGTGGTGGTCACCCATGAGATGGGCTTCGCCCGCAAGGCAGCGGACCGCGTGATCTTCATGGCCGACGGCCAGATCATCGAAGAAGCCACCCCGGAGGAGTTCTTCACCAATCCCAAGAGCGACCGGGCCAAGGACTTCCTCGGCAAGATCCTCTCGCACTAG
- a CDS encoding amino acid ABC transporter permease yields MEGFTALFEQYDVVGAFWVNIQLTFWAALWSLILGTVLALMRISPIPSLRWFGAAYVNIFRNTPLTIIMVFGSLALWSQLNISLSTDFTTNFFRLAVLSLTIYHAAFFCEAIRSGVNTVPMGQAEAARAIGLGFLPAARIIIMPQAFRGAIAPMGNVLIALVKNTTVAATAGVAVETSSTMKTMIEFYPNLMTQIFLTFAIGYVIIVIPIGLLTTWASKKLAVAR; encoded by the coding sequence ATGGAGGGTTTTACTGCCCTCTTCGAGCAGTACGACGTCGTCGGCGCTTTCTGGGTCAACATCCAGCTCACGTTCTGGGCGGCTCTCTGGTCGCTGATACTCGGCACCGTTCTGGCACTGATGCGGATCTCGCCGATCCCCAGCCTGCGATGGTTCGGTGCCGCCTACGTGAATATCTTCCGGAACACACCGCTGACCATCATCATGGTTTTCGGTTCGCTTGCGCTCTGGTCGCAGCTGAATATCAGCTTGTCCACGGACTTCACCACCAACTTCTTCCGGCTGGCGGTACTCTCGCTGACCATCTATCACGCGGCTTTCTTCTGCGAAGCCATCCGCAGCGGCGTGAACACCGTCCCCATGGGGCAGGCTGAAGCCGCCCGGGCCATCGGTTTGGGCTTCCTGCCTGCGGCACGGATCATCATCATGCCGCAGGCCTTCCGGGGAGCCATTGCCCCCATGGGCAACGTGCTGATCGCCCTGGTCAAGAACACCACCGTGGCCGCCACGGCGGGCGTAGCCGTGGAGACCTCCAGCACCATGAAAACCATGATCGAGTTCTACCCCAACCTCATGACGCAGATCTTCCTGACCTTCGCCATCGGGTACGTCATCATCGTTATCCCCATTGGCCTGCTCACCACCTGGGCCTCGAAGAAACTGGCGGTGGCACGATGA
- the dapC gene encoding succinyldiaminopimelate transaminase gives MSPAGSRAFGLDLPEYPWDAMAPYQRRAAEHPEGAVNLSIGTPVDPTPAVVREALSAAADAPGYPTTHGTADLRNAVVEWFARRRGVPGLDPADVLPTIGSKELVAWLPLLLGLGEGDVVVRPVVAYPTYDMGAVFAGATAVAADNLDELDGETRSRVRLIWVNSPGNPTGIVRTASSLRTLVEQAREIGAVVASDECYAELGWGPWDPARGGEPVPSILDPRVSGGSSNSLLAVYSLSKQSNVAGYRAAFTAGDPAIIANMVNSRKHAGMIVPAPVQAAMAAALRDDEHVAQQKDRYRARREQLVPALEGFGLKIEHSEAGLYLWATAGEDTWTTVSRFADLGIVVGPGVFYGDAGAGYVRIALTGSDADIRAAADRLLAAAELDRGRPRQE, from the coding sequence ATGAGCCCGGCAGGATCAAGGGCCTTCGGGCTCGACCTGCCGGAATACCCCTGGGACGCCATGGCCCCGTACCAGCGACGGGCCGCAGAGCACCCTGAGGGTGCCGTGAACCTCTCCATCGGCACGCCCGTTGACCCGACCCCCGCCGTCGTCCGCGAAGCCCTCAGCGCCGCCGCTGACGCGCCGGGTTACCCCACCACCCACGGCACCGCAGACCTGCGGAACGCAGTGGTCGAGTGGTTCGCCCGGCGGCGCGGGGTGCCGGGCCTGGACCCGGCGGACGTGCTGCCCACCATCGGCTCCAAGGAACTGGTGGCCTGGCTGCCGTTGCTGCTGGGGCTGGGGGAGGGGGACGTTGTGGTCCGCCCCGTGGTTGCCTATCCCACCTACGACATGGGGGCGGTCTTTGCCGGGGCGACGGCGGTGGCCGCCGACAACCTTGACGAACTGGACGGGGAAACCCGTTCCCGCGTGCGGCTGATCTGGGTGAACTCCCCGGGCAACCCCACCGGCATTGTGCGGACTGCGTCCTCGCTGCGCACCCTGGTGGAGCAGGCCCGGGAAATCGGCGCCGTGGTGGCCTCCGATGAGTGTTATGCCGAACTGGGCTGGGGCCCCTGGGACCCCGCACGCGGCGGTGAACCGGTGCCCAGCATCCTTGACCCCCGCGTCAGCGGCGGCAGCAGCAATTCCCTGCTCGCCGTGTACTCGCTGAGCAAGCAGTCCAACGTGGCCGGCTACCGGGCGGCGTTCACCGCCGGCGATCCGGCGATCATCGCCAATATGGTCAACAGCCGCAAGCATGCCGGAATGATTGTCCCTGCCCCGGTGCAGGCTGCCATGGCGGCAGCACTGCGCGACGACGAGCATGTGGCCCAGCAGAAGGACCGTTACCGGGCCCGCCGCGAACAGCTGGTCCCGGCGCTGGAGGGCTTCGGGTTGAAGATCGAGCATTCCGAGGCCGGCCTGTACCTGTGGGCAACCGCCGGTGAAGACACGTGGACAACGGTCTCCCGTTTCGCGGACCTGGGAATTGTTGTTGGTCCCGGTGTTTTCTACGGTGATGCCGGTGCAGGATATGTCCGCATTGCGTTGACCGGTTCGGATGCCGATATCCGTGCCGCGGCGGACCGGCTCTTGGCCGCGGCGGAATTGGACCGCGGGCGGCCCCGGCAGGAATAG
- a CDS encoding amino acid ABC transporter permease translates to MSTQNVLFDAPGPRARRTIMFANILGVLLVLGLLWLVVSALADKGQFEAAKWTPFLEWSTWQFYLLPGLLSTLKAAAVAVVASIVFGLLFGIGRLSPFKPLNWACSIVVEFFRAVPVLLMMVFFYQFLSKSTSVDPAQVPFWAVVIALTLYNGSVIAELVRSGVFGLPKGQREAGLAIGLTPGQSLRSIEIPQALVAMLPALLSQFVVILKDSALGTFIGYTELLENARRLASGEGNILPALLVTAAIFILLNFLLTFAAQRLSRRLGARAGKLLKIEDTIEPEGVEAPAGAR, encoded by the coding sequence ATGAGCACACAGAACGTCCTGTTTGATGCCCCGGGGCCCCGCGCCCGGCGGACCATCATGTTCGCAAACATCCTTGGTGTACTGCTGGTCCTCGGACTGCTGTGGCTGGTGGTTTCGGCGCTGGCGGACAAGGGCCAGTTCGAAGCAGCCAAGTGGACGCCGTTCCTTGAGTGGAGCACTTGGCAGTTCTACCTGCTGCCCGGCCTGCTCTCCACGCTGAAGGCCGCAGCCGTTGCCGTCGTGGCATCCATTGTTTTCGGCCTGCTCTTCGGCATCGGCAGGCTCTCCCCCTTCAAGCCGCTGAACTGGGCCTGCAGCATTGTGGTGGAATTCTTCCGGGCCGTGCCAGTGCTGCTGATGATGGTGTTCTTCTACCAGTTCCTCTCCAAGTCCACGTCCGTGGACCCGGCTCAGGTTCCCTTCTGGGCAGTAGTCATTGCGCTGACCCTGTACAACGGTTCGGTGATTGCCGAACTGGTCCGCTCCGGTGTCTTCGGCCTGCCCAAGGGCCAGCGCGAAGCCGGCCTGGCCATCGGCCTCACGCCGGGCCAGTCGCTGCGGAGCATCGAGATTCCGCAGGCGCTGGTTGCGATGCTGCCGGCTCTGTTGAGCCAGTTCGTGGTGATCCTCAAGGATTCCGCACTGGGTACCTTCATCGGCTACACCGAACTGCTCGAAAATGCCCGCCGCCTCGCTTCCGGCGAGGGCAACATCCTGCCGGCCCTGCTGGTCACCGCGGCCATCTTCATCCTCCTGAACTTCCTGCTGACGTTCGCCGCCCAGCGCCTCTCCCGGCGTTTGGGGGCACGTGCCGGCAAGCTCCTCAAGATTGAAGACACCATTGAACCTGAGGGCGTCGAAGCCCCGGCCGGTGCCCGGTAG
- a CDS encoding citrate synthase, whose translation MTEQPSAKLQYGANPEDELVLPRVAAAEGNDGLDVSKLLKQTGTVTFDPGFMNTAATTSAITYIDGDQGILRYRGYPIEQLAKHSSFLETSYLLIYGELPTPAELENFDQRIRRHTLLHEDLKGFFGGFPRDAHPMPVLSSAVSALSTFYQDSLDPFDEEQVELSTVRLMAKLPVIAAYAHKKSIGQPMLYPDNSMNLVENFMRLSFGLPAEPYEIDPDLVKALDLLLILHADHEQNCSTSTVRLVGSSNANMFASVSAGISALFGPLHGGANEAVLNMLRDIQATGMQPETFMEKVKNKEDGVKLMGFGHRVYKNYDPRAKIVKATAHEILSKLGGNDELLDIAMRLEEKALADDYFIERKLYPNVDFYTGLIYKAMGFPEKMFTVLFAIGRLPGWIAQWREMMQDPQTKIGRPRQLYTGAPERNYPQR comes from the coding sequence ATGACTGAGCAACCCAGTGCCAAGCTTCAGTACGGGGCAAACCCGGAAGACGAGCTTGTGCTGCCCCGCGTTGCCGCAGCGGAGGGAAACGACGGACTCGACGTTTCCAAGCTGCTGAAGCAGACCGGCACCGTTACGTTCGACCCCGGGTTCATGAACACCGCGGCCACCACATCCGCCATCACGTACATCGACGGCGACCAGGGGATCCTGCGCTACCGCGGCTACCCGATTGAGCAGCTGGCCAAGCACTCGAGCTTCCTCGAGACGTCTTACCTGCTGATCTACGGGGAACTGCCGACGCCCGCCGAGCTGGAGAACTTCGACCAGCGGATCCGCCGCCACACCCTGCTGCACGAAGACCTCAAGGGCTTCTTCGGCGGCTTCCCCCGCGACGCCCACCCGATGCCGGTGCTGTCCTCGGCCGTGAGCGCGCTGTCCACGTTCTACCAGGACTCGCTGGACCCGTTCGACGAAGAACAGGTGGAACTGTCCACCGTCCGGCTGATGGCCAAGCTGCCGGTCATTGCTGCGTACGCGCACAAGAAGTCCATCGGCCAGCCGATGCTCTACCCGGACAACTCCATGAACCTGGTGGAGAACTTCATGCGGCTCTCCTTCGGCCTGCCGGCCGAGCCGTATGAAATCGATCCGGACCTGGTGAAGGCCCTGGACCTGCTGCTGATCCTGCACGCGGACCACGAGCAGAACTGCTCCACCTCCACTGTGCGCCTGGTCGGCAGCTCCAACGCGAACATGTTCGCGTCCGTCTCCGCCGGCATCAGTGCACTCTTCGGCCCGCTGCACGGCGGCGCGAATGAAGCAGTGCTGAACATGCTCCGCGACATCCAGGCCACGGGCATGCAGCCGGAAACCTTCATGGAGAAGGTCAAGAACAAGGAAGACGGCGTGAAGCTCATGGGCTTCGGGCACCGCGTCTACAAGAACTACGATCCGCGGGCGAAGATCGTCAAGGCCACCGCCCACGAAATCCTGTCCAAGCTCGGCGGCAACGACGAGCTGCTGGATATCGCCATGCGCCTGGAAGAGAAGGCCCTGGCCGATGATTACTTCATCGAGCGCAAGCTGTACCCGAACGTCGACTTCTACACCGGCCTCATTTACAAGGCCATGGGCTTCCCGGAGAAGATGTTCACCGTCCTCTTCGCCATCGGCCGCCTGCCGGGCTGGATTGCCCAGTGGCGCGAAATGATGCAGGATCCCCAGACGAAGATCGGCCGCCCGCGCCAGCTGTACACGGGCGCCCCCGAGCGGAACTACCCGCAGCGCTGA
- the fdxA gene encoding ferredoxin has protein sequence MTYVIAQPCVDVKDKACIEECPVDCIYEGERSLYIHPDECVDCGACEPVCPVEAIYYEDDTPEEWADYYKANVEFFDDLGSPGGAAKVGNTHKDHPIIAALPPQNQA, from the coding sequence GTGACGTACGTAATTGCGCAGCCGTGCGTAGATGTGAAAGACAAGGCATGTATCGAAGAATGCCCCGTGGACTGCATCTACGAAGGTGAACGCTCCCTCTACATCCACCCGGACGAATGCGTGGACTGTGGCGCCTGTGAACCTGTATGCCCGGTAGAGGCCATTTACTACGAGGATGACACCCCGGAGGAATGGGCCGACTACTACAAGGCCAACGTCGAGTTCTTTGATGACCTGGGATCCCCGGGCGGTGCGGCCAAGGTGGGCAACACCCATAAGGACCACCCCATCATCGCTGCCCTGCCTCCGCAGAACCAGGCATGA
- the dapD gene encoding 2,3,4,5-tetrahydropyridine-2,6-dicarboxylate N-succinyltransferase gives MTSSPAPAPTEASTDSRTASGLGLATVAADGAVLDVWFPRPVLGESAADSALHSELEAAAEAMADGIRGTHGEVLDTRIDLDAAPAGTADAYLRLHLLSSRLVRPNTINLDGIFGSLPNVVWTNYGPCAVADFDAVRLRLRSRGPVTVFGVDKFPRMTDYVLPAGVRIADAGRVRLGAHLAEGTTVMHEGFVNFNAGTLGTSMVEGRISAGVVVGDGTDVGGGASIMGTLSGGGKEKITLGERVLLGANSGVGISIGDDSVVEAGLYVTAGTRVTVLGGGEPRQVKAAELSGVPNLLFRRDSVTGAVQALPRNGRTVELNSALHAN, from the coding sequence ATGACTTCAAGCCCTGCCCCAGCCCCCACTGAAGCAAGCACGGACTCCCGCACTGCCTCCGGCCTCGGCCTCGCCACGGTTGCCGCCGACGGCGCGGTGCTCGATGTATGGTTCCCCCGCCCGGTTCTCGGAGAGTCCGCCGCGGACTCCGCCCTGCACAGTGAACTGGAGGCCGCCGCCGAGGCGATGGCCGACGGGATCCGCGGCACGCACGGCGAAGTGCTGGACACCAGGATTGACCTCGATGCCGCACCAGCCGGCACCGCCGACGCCTACCTGCGCCTGCACCTGCTCTCCAGCCGCCTGGTCCGCCCCAACACCATCAACCTGGACGGGATCTTCGGCTCGCTGCCCAACGTGGTCTGGACCAATTACGGACCCTGCGCCGTCGCGGACTTTGACGCCGTGCGGCTGCGGCTGCGCAGCCGCGGGCCGGTGACGGTCTTCGGCGTGGACAAGTTCCCCCGCATGACCGACTACGTGCTCCCAGCGGGTGTGCGCATAGCCGACGCCGGGCGGGTACGCCTCGGCGCGCACCTGGCTGAAGGCACCACCGTTATGCACGAAGGCTTCGTGAACTTCAACGCCGGAACGCTGGGCACCTCCATGGTGGAAGGCCGGATTTCGGCCGGCGTGGTGGTCGGCGACGGCACCGACGTCGGCGGCGGTGCCTCGATCATGGGCACGCTGTCCGGCGGCGGCAAGGAAAAAATCACCCTCGGTGAGCGCGTGCTGCTGGGCGCGAACTCCGGTGTGGGCATCAGCATCGGCGACGACAGCGTGGTGGAGGCAGGCCTGTACGTCACGGCCGGTACCCGCGTCACGGTGCTCGGCGGCGGGGAGCCCCGGCAGGTGAAGGCCGCCGAGCTGTCCGGCGTGCCCAACCTGCTGTTCCGCCGTGACTCGGTGACCGGTGCCGTCCAGGCCCTGCCCCGCAACGGACGCACCGTGGAGCTGAATTCCGCGCTGCACGCGAACTAA
- the dapE gene encoding succinyl-diaminopimelate desuccinylase, producing the protein MTETDTTSLDLTDDVARLTAVLMDFESVSGNEKALADAVETALRAYPHLEVSRDGDSVVARTNLGRTERVILAGHLDTVPLPTVPGSRGTVPSSRDGDVLYGRGATDMKGGVAVQLALAAALTEPTRDVTYVFYDHEEVEASLSGLGRLAVSHADWLKADFAILLEPTNGTVEGGCNGTMRFHATTAGRAAHSARAWMGENAIHGAAEILVRLRDHSPATVSVEGLDYRESLNAVRIWGGTAGNVIPDAATVEINYRFAPDKTVDEAEAYVRDLLAGFDLVRTDAAAGARPGLTLPAAASFVAAVGAEPKPKYGWTDVARFSELGIPAVNFGPGDALLAHTDNEHVHAGAIRDCLAALRSWLG; encoded by the coding sequence GTGACCGAAACTGACACAACTTCCCTGGACCTGACCGACGACGTAGCCCGGCTGACGGCAGTCCTGATGGATTTCGAGAGCGTCTCGGGCAATGAAAAGGCCCTCGCCGACGCCGTCGAAACGGCATTGCGCGCCTACCCGCACCTGGAGGTGTCACGGGACGGGGATTCCGTGGTGGCCCGGACCAATCTTGGCCGGACAGAGCGGGTCATCCTCGCCGGCCACCTGGATACCGTGCCCCTGCCGACGGTGCCCGGATCACGGGGAACCGTGCCGTCCTCCCGGGACGGCGACGTCCTGTACGGCCGCGGTGCCACGGACATGAAGGGCGGGGTTGCGGTGCAGTTGGCGCTGGCCGCTGCACTCACCGAACCCACCCGGGACGTCACCTACGTTTTCTACGACCATGAAGAAGTCGAGGCCTCCCTCAGCGGGCTGGGCCGGCTGGCCGTCAGCCATGCGGACTGGCTGAAGGCCGATTTCGCCATCCTATTGGAGCCCACCAACGGCACTGTGGAAGGCGGCTGCAACGGCACCATGCGGTTCCATGCCACCACCGCCGGGCGGGCTGCGCATTCGGCGCGGGCCTGGATGGGAGAGAACGCCATCCACGGCGCGGCCGAAATCCTGGTGCGGCTGCGGGACCACTCGCCGGCCACCGTGTCCGTGGAAGGCCTGGACTACCGCGAATCCCTGAACGCCGTACGGATTTGGGGCGGTACGGCGGGCAACGTTATTCCCGATGCCGCCACGGTGGAGATCAACTACCGCTTCGCCCCGGACAAAACCGTGGATGAGGCCGAAGCCTACGTGCGGGACCTGCTGGCCGGTTTCGACCTGGTCCGCACCGACGCCGCCGCCGGCGCCCGCCCGGGACTGACCCTGCCCGCCGCCGCCAGCTTTGTGGCCGCCGTCGGGGCCGAGCCCAAGCCCAAGTATGGCTGGACCGACGTCGCCCGGTTCAGTGAACTGGGCATCCCGGCGGTGAACTTCGGGCCCGGCGATGCTCTGCTGGCCCACACGGACAACGAGCATGTGCATGCCGGTGCGATCCGGGACTGCCTGGCCGCGCTGCGGTCCTGGTTGGGCTAA
- the galE gene encoding UDP-glucose 4-epimerase GalE: MRILVTGGTGYIGSHTTLALLEAGHDVVVLDNLMNSSEESLRRVQELSGRKAEFVKADLLDEAALETVFNGAAIDAVIHFAGLKAVGESVAKPLYYYHNNVVGTINLLRAMDRHNVRTLVFSSSATVYGASEEVPLTEDSPMDAVNPYGRTKEQIEDILSDLGAADGRWNIALLRYFNPAGAHESGRIGEDPTGIPNNLLPFVAQVAVGRREKVMVFGNDYPTPDGTGVRDYIHVVDLAAGHLAALNFLAGNGGVHRWNLGTGNGSSVLEVLTAFSAAAGRDVPYEFAARRPGDAAVSYADPSAAHADLGWRAERSLATMCEDHWRWQKNNPEGYAAS; this comes from the coding sequence ATGCGTATTCTAGTCACCGGTGGCACCGGCTATATCGGATCCCACACCACGCTTGCCCTGCTTGAAGCAGGCCATGACGTGGTGGTCCTGGACAACCTGATGAACTCCAGCGAGGAGTCGCTTCGCAGGGTCCAGGAGCTGAGCGGCCGCAAGGCCGAGTTCGTGAAGGCGGATCTGCTGGACGAAGCAGCGCTGGAAACGGTCTTCAACGGCGCCGCCATTGACGCGGTTATCCACTTCGCCGGGCTCAAGGCCGTGGGCGAATCCGTAGCCAAGCCCCTGTACTACTACCACAACAACGTGGTGGGCACCATCAACCTGCTGCGGGCCATGGACCGGCACAACGTCCGCACCCTGGTCTTCAGCTCCTCCGCCACCGTGTACGGTGCCTCTGAGGAGGTCCCGCTGACCGAGGACTCCCCCATGGACGCCGTCAATCCCTACGGCCGCACCAAGGAACAGATCGAAGACATCCTCAGTGATCTGGGCGCCGCCGACGGCCGGTGGAACATTGCGCTGCTGCGTTACTTCAACCCTGCCGGTGCGCACGAATCGGGCCGGATCGGTGAAGATCCCACCGGCATCCCCAACAACCTGCTGCCGTTCGTGGCGCAGGTGGCCGTGGGCCGCCGGGAGAAGGTCATGGTCTTCGGCAATGACTACCCCACCCCGGACGGCACGGGTGTCCGCGACTACATCCATGTGGTGGACCTGGCAGCGGGCCACCTCGCCGCCCTGAACTTCCTGGCCGGCAACGGCGGAGTGCACCGCTGGAACCTGGGCACCGGCAACGGGTCCTCCGTCCTCGAGGTCCTCACCGCGTTCTCCGCTGCCGCGGGCCGGGATGTCCCCTATGAGTTCGCGGCCCGCCGTCCAGGCGACGCCGCCGTCAGCTACGCCGATCCCTCCGCAGCGCACGCGGACCTGGGCTGGCGTGCCGAGCGCAGCCTGGCCACCATGTGCGAGGACCACTGGCGCTGGCAGAAGAACAACCCCGAGGGTTACGCCGCGTCCTAG